One Dictyostelium discoideum AX4 chromosome 3 chromosome, whole genome shotgun sequence genomic region harbors:
- the psiO gene encoding PA14 domain-containing protein, with amino-acid sequence MKEKIKLSLLILTSIILAVANSQTQPKTLAMTATVYDQHTFYNDNFENQGPAYLTKNMVVSKLDKTLKIPQLVSLDINVEGKTGVNYFGTMYNPKLFKYFFSENTNASPDDKNSGKNFPLLMDLILTLNETSGAYEFSKQEYFPINGKGFNDPSYKVPPKYKADSPNVDWFKMAGGGYSQNNYNYCIKLNSKFTYFNKGEVFNFRGDDDVWVFIDNRLVVDLGGLHTAETANIKLKDITNPPLQTNKIYDLDFFYCERRATGSSIQLSTTLEIFCVDDYCGVCNGDGTSCCTSSTCEDNNACTIDKCPKLGSVAPGKFTKDDCVYSEVVCPIESNQCLRPYCDPKEGCKTSPVECVNGNIDKCFEQFGSCDSSLGCQYNYKCNAYGKCNLGCSGGQCKVKTSEQCSEEFGNDPCYTYSCDVELGCVRTEKCSQEDAKLCTINTCLKNVTREDDRCELVSIQEECNCCAGHTVDPCQLPGCGEPGECKPVDKIIDDNNLCTIDKCENGTITHTPVKCGGCSICDSKTGQCVINPPICDDDNVCTIDTCSLVENPNGSIDGVCSNKIFDCASNDTDLCNIWTCDANNGGCQSIKKVCDDPSPCLVSKCEPSTGQCVDSPRTCDHGGAFCLISECDERLGCIVYNRQCASDNRKCQAGVCVNGTSSEEGHCTSVDYDPLPFGCNTAAVVSTAVIAGVTVAAVVGLGIFLYGGKKGYDYYQDNKSKGMTGANSNPLYKESGNAGQNPLYNDNNL; translated from the exons atgaaagaaaaaattaaattaagtttattaattttaacctCAATTATTTTGGCTGTAGCCAATTCTCAAACACAACCAA aaactTTGGCAATGACAGCTACTGTTTATGACCAACATACATTTTACAACGACAATTTTGAGAACCAAGGACCGGCTTATTTAACGAAAAACATGGTTGTTAGTAAACttgataaaactttaaaGATTCCACAATTAGTGAGCTTAGATATTAATGTGGAAGGAAAAACTGgtgtaaattattttggaaCAATGTATAATCCAAAActctttaaatattttttctcAGAAAATACAAATGCTTCTCCAGATGATAAAAACTCTGGTAAAAACTTTCCATTATTGATGGATTTAATTCTTACATTAAATGAAACAAGTGGAGCTTATGAATTCTCTAAACaag aatactTTCCAATTAATGGTAAAGGATTTAATGATCCATCATACAAAGTACCACCAAAATATAAAGCAGATTCTCCAAATGTGGATTGGTTTAAAATGGCTGGCGGAGGATATTCtcaaaacaattataattattgtattaag ttaaattcCAAATTCACATATTTCAACAAAGGTGaagtatttaattttagaggtgatgatgatgtatgGGTATTTATAGATAATAGacttgttgttgatttaggTGGTTTACATACAGCTGAAACCgcaaatattaaattgaaGGATATTACAAATCCCCCATTACAAACTAATAAAATCTACGATTTAGATTTCTTTTATTGTGAAAGAAGAGCAACTGGATCATCAATTCAACTATCCACAACTCTCGAAATTTTCTGTGTAGATGATTATTGtg gTGTTTGTAATGGTGATGGTACAAGTTGTTGTACTTCATCAACTTGTGAAGATAATAATGCATGTACAATTGATAA GTGTCCAAAACTTGGATCAGTTGCACCAGGAAAATTCACAAAGGATGACTGTGTATATTCAGAGGTCGTTTGCCCAATTGAATCTAACCAATGCTTAAGACCATATTGTGATCCAAAAGAAGGTTGTAAAACTTCACCAGTTGAATGTGTAAAtggtaatattgataaatgtTTTGAACAATTCGGTAGTTGTGACTCTTCTCTAGGTTgtcaatataattataaatgtaATGCCTATGGTAAATGTAATTTGGGATGTAGTGGTGGTCAATGTAAAGTTAAAACCTCAGAACAATGTTCAGAAGAATTTGGAAATGATCCATGTTACACTTACAGTTGTGACGTAGAACTTGGTTGTGTGAGAACTGAAAAATGTTCACAAGAAGATGCCAAACTATGTACCATCAATACTTGCTTAAAAAATGTAACAAGAGAAGATGATAGATGCGAACTTGTAAGTATTCAAGAAGAATGTAATTGTTGCGCAGGTCATACAGTTGATCCTTGCCAATTGCCAGGTTGTGGTGAACCAGGTGAATGTAAACCAGTTGATAAAAtcattgatgataataatttatgtaCAATTGATAAATGTGAAAATGGTACAATTACACATACTCCTGTAAAATGTGGTGGTTGTTCAATATGTGATTCGAAAACAGGTCAATGTGTTATAAATCCACCCATctgtgatgatgataatgtttGCACAATTGATACATGTTCACTTGTTGAAAATCCAAATGGCTCCATCGATGGTGTATGttctaataaaatttttgattgtgCTTCAAATGATACTGATTTATGTAATATTTGGACATGTGATGCAAATAATGGTGGTTGTCAATCGATAAAAAAGGTTTGTGATGATCCTTCTCCATGTCTTGTAAGTAAATGCGAACCATCAACTGGTCAATGTGTGGACAGTCCAAGAACATGTGATCATGGTGGTgctttttgtttaatttcagAGTGTGATGAAAGACTTGGTTGTATCGTTTACAATAGACAATGTGCATCTGATAATAGAAAATGTCAAGCTGGTGTTTGTGTTAATGGCACTAGCTCTGAGGAAGGTCATTGTACATCTGTAGACTATGATCCATTACCATTTGGTTGTAATACGGCTGCTGTTGTTTCAACTGCTGTTATTGCTGGTGTTactgttgctgctgttgttggtCTTGGTATTTTCCTT TATGGAGGTAAAAAAGgttatgattattatcaagataataaaagtaaaggAATGACTGGTGCAAATTCAAACCCATTATATAAGGAATCAGGTAATGCTGGGCAAAATCCAttatataatgataataatttataa
- a CDS encoding vacuolar sorting protein 9 domain-containing protein: MSSFQNSSSINSYNSNKNERTILSNSMSSSTLSINSQTSDSNLSLSSIKSSSSFSLSAPLLPSLSMISSSPSSSASSTSSSTSTSSFIGSPKTSSSASSLSLKSSINGISSGVDKISLYSKDTQCTLSCDIDREREIREAELLFDSLPELVYYVTKINQWGKHQKRTLRLTSKGIENIRGDFVSSLYSYSAIKSIYNKDSETFVLEYHGASHSYVYKSSVGYQIVQEISSRLKLRRTTDKKKHSFDIALDYQKKLKAKNRQSEKVLLNFEQQQQLSQTIIDSNKHLSPDLNENLIKNNNNNNNNNNNNNNNNNNNNNNNSGSVNVGGSINVSVGRTNMITSGDDLSNTSVSPSSPPTIADNFEQDEEDADDNVETKVKTVKRATKLSQLLGNTEEQRIQTEVDKIILSSSSPERKAIQQFMSNFNVLMKNPATAVMIVRQFIDTQKQNVLNERDLQLSKLLVKNGFGGGNNSLSSSQINDSSQEEISLPTIVEKSLEKSIIVRVQKQLSAIIVQQVAKEELQLQDYISKLISKPQEFFGIKDDFISANCWKSAVLELSCLGRCEIPHDKLDTILSSARAIYNSLNYEKNLKNKDYQDYFLSADDFLPIYLYVVVNSGVKDLEFTNQFLWQLSDPDRLCGEGGYYLTVFSSILSLIKSLNMENFEKATIIDDLIPSINLKSDTLSNIENLNNSDEDSDSDSGSGSGFCSDNTYENNNNNNNNNNNNNNNNNNNNNNNNNNNNNNNNNNNNNNNNNNNNNNNNNNNNNNGNDLSETEAKRLKGRSQLGSSWHGATISNKKRTQSFNLGKDKSLS, from the exons atgtcaTCATTTcaaaatagtagtagtattaatagttataatagtaataaaaatgaaagaacgatattatcaaattcaatgtCATCATCGAcattatcaataaattcaCAAACATCAGATTCAAacttatcattatcatcaattaaatcatcatcatcattttcacttTCAGcaccattattaccatcattGTCAATGATATCCTCATCTCCATCCTCTTCAGCATCGTCAAcgtcatcatcaacatcgaCATCATCATTTATTGGATCGCCAAAAACGTCAAGTTcagcatcatcattatcattgaaATCAAGTATCAATGGTATCTCATCAGGAGTTGACAAGATATCATTATATTCAAAGGACACACAATGCACATTATCGTGTGATATCGATAGGGAGAGGGAGATTAGAGAGGCAGAGTTATTGTTTGACTCATTGCCAGAGTTGGTATACTATGTCACAAAGATTAATCAATGGGGTAAGCATCAAAAGCGTACACTCAGATTAACAAGCAAAGGCATAGAGAATATTCGTGGTGATTTCGTGTCAAGTCTATATTCTTACTCTGCCATTAAATCCATCTACAATAAAGACTCTGAGACATTTGTTCTCGAATATCATGGTGCATCCCATAGTTATGTATATAAATCATCAGTAGGTTATCAAATCGTTCAAGAGATCTCTTCAAGATTAAAACTACGTAGAACAACCGATAAAAAGAAACACAGTTTCGATATAGCATTAGattatcaaaagaaattaaaagcaAAAAATAGACAATCTGAAAaggttttattaaattttgaacaacaacaacaactttcTCAAACTATTATAGATTCAAATAAACATTTATCACcagatttaaatgaaaatttaattaaaaataataataataataataataataataataataataataataataataataataataataataataatagtggtagtgTTAATGTTGGTGGTAGTATTAATGTTAGTGTTGGTCGTACAAATATGATAACTTCGGGTGATGACCTTTCAAATACATCAGTTTCACCATCATCTCCACCAACTATTGCTGATAATTTCGAACAAGATGAAGAGGATGCTGATGATAATGTTGAAACTAAAGTTAAAACTGTTAAACGTGCCACTAAATTATCACAACTATTGGGTAATACAGAGGAACAACGTATACAAACAGAGgttgataaaattatacTCTCATCAAGTTCACCAGAAAGAAAAGCCATTCAACAATTTATGTCAAATTTTAATGTACTTATGAAAAATCCTGCAACCGCAGTAATGATCGTACGTCAATTTATTGATactcaaaaacaaaatgtaTTAAATGAAAGAGATTTACAATTATCGAAATTATTAGTTAAAAATGGTTTTGGTGGTGGCAAcaattcattatcatcatcacaaaTTAATGATTCATCACAAGAAGAAATCTCATTACCAACTATCGTTGAAAAGAGTTTAGAGAAGTCAATTATAGTTAGAGTACAAAAACAACTCAGTGCTATTATAGTGCAACAAGTTGCAAAAGAGGAACTACAACTTCAAGATTACATctctaaattaatttcaaaaccaCAGGAATTCTTTGGTATTAAAGATGATTTCATCTCTGCAAATTGTTGGAAATCCGCAGTTTTAGAGTTGAGTTGTTTAGGTAGATGTGAAATTCCACATGATAAATTGGATACAATTTTATCTTCTGCAAGAGCAATTTACAATTCTctaaattatgaaaaaaatttaaaaaacaaagattatcaagattattttttatctgcTGATGATTTTTTACCT atttatttatatgttgTAGTAAATTCGGGTGtaaaagatttagaatttacaaatcaatttttatgGCAACTTTCAGATCCAGATAGATTATGTGGTGAAGGTGGTTATTATTTAACAGTTTTTAGTTCAATTTTAAGTTTAATCAAATCTTTAAATATGGAAAATTTCGAAAAAGCAACaataattgatgatttaataccctcaataaatttaaagagtgatactttatcaaatattgaaaatttaaataatagtgatgaagatagtgatagtgatagtggtagtggtagtggttttTGTAGTGATAATacatatgaaaataataataataataataataataataataataataataataataataataataataataataataataataataataataataataataataataataataataataataataataataataataataataataataataataataataataataataatggcaaTGATTTAAGTGAAACAGAAGCCAAAAGATTAAAAGGTCGGTCACAATTAGGTTCAAGTTGGCACGGTGctacaatttcaaataaaaaaagaaccCAAAGTTTTAATTTAGGAAAAGATAAGAGTCtatcttaa
- a CDS encoding hypothetical protein (Similar to Dictyostelium discoideum (Slime mold). hypothetical 127.0 kDa protein) yields MKINIYFYFLLVFGFIVQFVISDLKFEEFKFSLGSSFYAIGGSCEFSFSILVSDLNGLDNVTWGGFNAFTTYNDVNVIFHNETAQLFSARVYCPINQCEIGVKAYSKNGGFLYHTTYPMCQEIPTDFTIEQISGYSYNYFTSAYSCYVNVSGLIDDVSYVPRLTTSESGIFSVSIDYEYDGRYKLTFFGTPKTVAPKTWSFEYIDGSPKFNISSPFNSSISYVNSAVIDYYNINHNMNSKFDYPQFWINIKTNERYPYINLRDSFFLPKIVSSYDDGSLNYFINARLIISIGEVLCTLSLQNYSDVYQDKNSYKYQDFKFEPTDLQSSKNIVNLDDLLTFLNYKGENLTSRNEIEYNWEGGKTNYESFPFGFGSGNNKNFNLDISIFTMLDVSNSSYSFSVGSYSYSFSGPNFKNLSAPLITKFNILDTFSEDDNKLLFRFNYSTPNGISKIELFHFSINNAFQNSYVYLSTDFNIISGSLNNGIIEFIYTYGLLKNDFIVLNIYDSNSEYTILEQNSYYQSFLDTLSFPQLYDQNYDFNAENISKISFFYNDVNLTNSYGYNIMYLETYDTPLPFNPCLQIIPQWDNITIKGEWVNSRYEFIFYMPPNIVPGAFEYAIKTPNLQYILNTELPDEFQLNIISDHIDLMGPIVTTMNKEPSLGVALIDNENYNISWTFTVKDYNGFNNGYVVVIGSIDNILYNVSIISPIKFSNEFTYQINITLNNNTCISQTYSIAEMVLYDRYGLNSTFYINKAVDFTPNINPLFKISDRNLHSIQTECPSGSFIQPELKSFDFEPKNIDVGSLNRNVTFTYGISIGSGIKEYPIVYLTSSTLQILKCIDVITTKTNSTFNEYKCTLTIPYGFGLPKDIIVNLYGLIGFGAYFGYSSYSLQQLGYPFLIETSFTVINSNSGGIITGTSSISTEGGLLFIYGRFPPDVYYTVEFSQGYSLLPLEKSGSIIKVDDVKPSSGPLTIWIKNGNSKSNPYIIKPYKRGFIKTTLPSKCKGTPICGGATHGTCDDVLGCICNSPWVGVDCNSKVIVVPQPVFNTSSPTIILNETTSDNSETNIVALINVVAIREIDYNNKVLHMYSFDKWIYNSINSNVSIYSSNIINKNGSMTPISVEIEYFENERKIEFAGQEIIMKPSSIKYTIYIDQYPFSTKLSQLQLIISATAIINSNSDSCSNKEFDNTTSESSDYVKLSISGKSLYGRFIRRALVDSTPITISNELLDKSLGAISDSHTSQSFIGINIPIYNKNVKIDPDFSLILNSNPSTTTNENSICSAKSTKSKSGLTTAQLAGIIVGSVGAIAIVFATVVTIKRKKALKKEMKVFGKKMQAINN; encoded by the exons atgaaaattaatatttacttttattttttattggtgtTTGGATTTATTGTTCAATTTGTTATTtcagatttaaaatttgaagaatttaaattttcactTGGATCTTCTTTTTATGCAATAGGTGGTTCATGTGAATTCAGTTTTTCAATTTTGGTTTCAGATTTAAATGGATTGGATAATGTAACTTGGGGTGGTTTCAATGCTTTCACAACTTATAATGATGTAAATGTTATTTTTCACAATGAAACAGCACAGTTATTTTCTGCGAGAGTATATTGTCCAATAAATCAATGTGAAATTGGAGTTAAAGCATATTCAAAAAATGGTGGTTTTTTATATCATACAACTTATCCTATGTGTCAGg aAATTCCAACTGATTTCACAATTGAACAAATATCTGGTTATTCATATAATTATTTCACATCAGCATATTCATGTTATGTTAATGTGAGTGGGTTAATTGATGATGTCTCATATGTTCCCAGACTTACTACTTCAGAGAGTGGTATTTTTTCAGTTTCTATTGACTATGAATATGATGGAAGATACAAATTAACATTTTTCGGTACACCAAAAACCGTTGCTCCAAAAACATGGTCTTTTGAATACATTGATGGTTcaccaaaatttaatatatcatcaccatttaata gttcaATTAGTTATGTAAATTCTGCAGTAATTGATTACTATAATATTAATCATAATATGAATTCAAAATTTGATTATCCTCAATTTtggattaatattaaaacaaatgaaaGATATccatatattaatttaagaGATTCTTTTTTCTTACCAAAGATAGTATCAAGTTATGATGATGGATCTCTTAACTACTTTATTAATGCAAGacttattatttctattggTGAAGTATTATGTACATTATCACTTCAAAATTATTCAGATGTATATCAAGATAAAAATAGTTATAAAT atcaagattttaaatttgaaccaACAGATTTACAAAGTTCAAAAAATATAGTTAATTTAGATGATTTATTAACATTCTTAAATTATAAAGGAGAGAATTTAACAAGtagaaatgaaattgaatataattgGGAAGGTGGTAAAACAAATTATGAATCATTTccttttggttttggttctggaaataataaaaattttaatttagatatttcaatttttacaaTGTTGGATGTATCAAATAGTTCATACTCATTTTCAGTTGGAAGTTATTCATATTCATTCTCTGGtcctaattttaaaa aTCTTTCAGCACCATtaattaccaaatttaatattttagatACTTTTTCAGAAGATGATAACAAACttttatttagatttaattattcaacaccaaatggaatttctaaaattgaattattccATTTTAGTATCAATAATGCTTTCCAGAATTCCTATGTTTATCTTTCAACAGATTTTAACATTATCAGTGGTAGTCttaataatggtattattgaatttatttatacttATGGATTACTAAAGAAtgattttatagttttaaataTCTATGATTCAAATTCAGAATATACAATTTTAGAACAAAATAGTTattatcaatcatttttaGATACCCTTTCATTTCCACAACTATATGATCAAAATTATG attTTAATGCAGAGAATATATCAAAAATTAGTTTCTTTTATAATGACgtaaatttaacaaattcaTATGGTTATAATATAATGTACCTTGAAACATATGATACTCCATTACCATTTAATCCATGTCTTCAAATTATACCTCAATGGGATAATATAACAATTAAAGGTGAATGGGTAAATTCTCGTtatgaatttatattttacatGCCTCCAAATATTGTTCCAGGAGCTTTTGAATATGCTATAAAAACTCCAAATTtacaatatattttaaatactgAATTACCTGATGAATTCCAATTGAATATAATTAGTGATC atattgatttaatggGACCAATTGTAACAACAATGAATAAAGAACCAAGTTTAGGTGTGGCACTAatagataatgaaaattataatattagttGGACATTTACAGTTAAGGATTATAATGGTTTCAATAATGGttatgttgttgttattggttcaattgataatattctttataatgtttcaattatttcaccaattaaattttcaaatgaatttacatatcaaatcaatataacattaaataataatacatgtATATCTCAAACATACTCAATTGCAGAAATGGTATTATATGATAGATATGGTTTAAATTCaactttttatataaataaagcAGTAGATTTTACTCCAAATATCAatccattatttaaaataagtGATAGGAATTTACATTCAATTCAAACTGAATGCCCAAGTGGTAGTTTCATTCAACcagaattaaaatcatttgattttgaaccAAAAAATATTGATGTTGGATCATTAAATAGAAATGTAACATTTACATATGGAATTTCAATTGGATCAGGTATTAAAGAATAtccaattgtttatttaactAGTTCAACtcttcaaatattgaaatgtATTGATGTaattacaacaaaaacaaattcaacattcAACGAATACAAATGTACATTAACAATACCATATGGATTTGGATTACCAAAGGATATAATCGTTAATCTTTATGGTTTAATAGGATTTGGAGCTTACTTTGGTTATTCATCATATTCATTACAGCAATTGGGATATCCATTTTTAATAGAAACAAGTTTCACAGTCATAAACTCAAATAGTGGAGGAATAATTACAGGTACAAGTTCAATATCAACAGAAggtggtttattatttatttatggtAGATTCCCACCAGATGTTTATTATACTGTTGAGTTCAGTCAAGGTTATTCATTACTACCTCTAGAGAAGTCTggttcaattattaaagtcGATGATGTAAAACCATCAAGTGGTCCACTTACAATTTGGATCAAAAATggtaattcaaaatcaaatccaTATATAATTAAACCATATAAAAGaggatttattaaaacaacatTACCATCAAAATGTAAAGGAACACCAATTTGTGGTGGTGCAACTCATGGTACATGTGATGATGTATTAGGTTGTATTTGCAATTCACCATGGGTTGGTGTAGATTGTAATTCTAAAGTTATTGTTGTACCTCAACCAGTATTTAATACAAGTTCACCaacaattatattaaatgaaaCGACATCAGATAATTCAGAAACTAATATAGTAGCATTAATAAATGTAGTTGCAATTAGAGAGAtcgattataataataaagttttacATATGTATTCATTCGATAAATGGatttataattcaattaattcaaatgtttcaatatattcatctaatattataaataaaaatggatcAATGACACCAATTTCAGTAGAGATTGAATactttgaaaatgaaagaaaaattgaatttgcaGGTCAAGAAATTATAATGAaaccatcatcaattaaatatacaaTTTATATTGATCAATATCCATTTTCAACAAAATTGAgtcaattacaattaattatatCAGCCACTgcaataattaattcaaattcagaTTCATGttcaaataaagaatttgataataCAACAAGTGAAAGTTCAGATTatgttaaattatcaatatcagGTAAAAGTTTATATGGTAGATTCATAA
- the mcfK gene encoding mitochondrial substrate carrier family protein, protein MIITTSNDEDKKTNVFVELAAGSFSGALTRFIVAPLDVVKIRLQLQRTQLNNNSNNNNKIIGKENVNYRGIINTMSKVIREEGIRSLWKGNFSAELLWVTYAAIQFSTYNEIIGILDPEYRKHQQRTDKDKPNYKPSSSITMIGGASAGILSTIVSYPFDIIRTNIVNNHNKTNFKQTFKTIIARNGGYSNLFSGINSSLFQIVPQMGFQFTFYETFKFISNKYTSSVNNNNNNPLNQFTCGLLSGAISKFLVLPFDVVKKRLQVNEKVGYGMKSCFRDLYFNEGGVKAFFKGGTPGIVKAGLAAALSFTFFEQSKRILLNKQ, encoded by the exons atgataattactacatcaaatgatgaagataaaaaaacaaatgttTTCGTTGAATTGGCAGCAGGATCATTTTCAGGAGCACTTACAAGATTTATAGTTGCACCATTGGATGTTGTAAAGATTAGACTTCAATTACAACGTAcgcaattaaataataatagtaataataataataaaattattggtaAAGAAAATGTGAATTATAGAGGTATAATTAATACAATGAGTAAGGTTATAAGGGAGGAGGGTATTAGATCATTATGGAAAGGTAATTTTAGTGCAGAGTTATTGTGGGTGACCTATGCAGCAATTCAATTCTCAAcatataatgaaattattggaATTCTCGACCCGGAATATCGTAAACATCAACAAAGAACTGATAAAGATAAACCAAATTATAAACCATCTTCTAGTATTACAATGATTGGTGGCGCAAGTGCTGGTATACTATCAACTATCGTTTCATATCCATTCGATATCATTCGTACcaatattgtaaataatcaTAACAAAACTAATTTCAAACaaacttttaaaacaatCATTGCACGTAATGGTggttattcaaatttattcagTGGTATAAATTCATCACTTTTCCAAATTGTACCACAAATGGGTTTTCAATTCACATTTTatgaaacttttaaattcatttcaaataaatatacttcttctgtaaataataataataataatcctttaaatcaatttactTGTGGTTTACTTTCTGGTGCAATTtcaaag ttTTTAGTATTACCATTTGATGTAGTTAAAAAGAGATTACAAGTGAATGAAAAAGTTGGATATGGAATGAAATCATGTTTTAgagatttatattttaatgaaGGAGGTGTAAAAGCTTTCTTTAAAGGTGGTACACCTGGAATTGTGAAAGCAGGTTTGGCTGCTGCTTTATCttttacattttttgaaCAATCTAAaagaatattattaaataaacaatga